CAAGCAGAATATGCATTACTTTATGAATATCTGCCTCATCAAATTCTACATTAAGTATTTTTTTATCATTAAAGATCTGATTAGAGTATAAGATATTATATCCTGTCTGCTTATTAATAATTTTAATAAGTTCTGATGCTCGTATTTTCTGCCTTTTAAGGGTCACTACGCCTTGTCCGGCAGCCGAAATAGAGCAATAGGTGACCATTAAAGCCACGCACATAGCCCGGGCTAGTTTAAAAATATTTAACCTCATGATTTTTAAGAAGTAATTTAAATTGGTTATTTAAAGAGTATAATTGTGTGAAATCTGGTAATTAGTCGTCTATCAGCCCATAAGCGTTAATTTTGGTTTACAATAATTGTTCGGTTTATAATTTTGAATTTCAATGTACTTGTACTCTGCAGTAGTTCAAGCACTTTTTCTACTTCAGCGTATCTGGATATTTTACCGCTGAATGTGATGTACCTGCTCCCCTCCTTAGCATATTGTACATCTACATTGTACCATCTGGACACTCTGTTCAGAATAGATTGTAACGATTCATCCTGGAATACGAATTCATTATTTTTCCAGTCAACAAAGTCTTCTACATCAACCTGACTGATAAAGATATCCTTGCCTTTGACATGTGCCTGTTGACCTGGTGTAAGTATTTTTTGATTATTGATCTGAATTCTACCTTCCAGTAAGGTTGTGATATTATTAGACAGATCATAGGTATTGACATTAAAGACTGTCCCCAGAACTTTGATTTCCTGTCCGTTACTCTGAACAATAAAAGGACGCTTTTTATCTTTTGCGACAGCAAAATAGCCTTCCCCTTTAAGCTCTACTTTCCGGAGATCGCCATCAGACATATCTGTCGGAAACCGAAGCGAGGACGCCGCATTGAGTGTCACTTCTGAACCATCTGAAAGCTCAATCAGGAATTGCCCCCCTCTAGGTGTCTCAATTACATTATATTCGCCTCCTGTTACACCTCTCTGTACTACATATTTTAATTGACCGTCGGCAGTTTTCTGAATAGTTATGCCTGAAGCCAATGTTGAATGTTCAGTTGTGAGCTCGATTTTGCGTCCGTCAGCAAGTGTCAATGTAGCCTGATCCGATCCGGGTACAACCTTATCCGCTATTTTCACCGGTGTTTCCTGTTGTCCGGTTCGTGTCTGCCATACAAAAAGTGTGGCCATACTCATGATAAGAACTGCCGCCGCATATGGCAGGTAACGCTTCAGACTTCTGTATATAGATTTATTGCCAGTAGAAGAAGAGATTTTAGCATCCAGTTGTTCCCATAGAAATTGCTTTTGTTCTGCAGACAGCACAACTTTATCCGTTTCGGGAAGTGTCTCTATCCATAACTCTAACAGCATTCTCTCCTGTTCAGAGCATGTATTATTGGCATACTTCTCTATTAGTATATCTATAGTATTATCATTCATAATTGGCGAACTAACACAATGATGTTGCACAAGTCTGCCTTAGGGAGTAGAAAAAATAAAATTATTTTTCGGATAGCAGATAACTGATAATTACGATCACTTCAGCCTGTCTCGGACTGATCTTCGAACGAAAGATTTTCAGGACATTATTGATCTGCTTCTTAACCGTTTTTTCCGACAACTGAAGTTCTTCGGCAATTTCTTTGTGTGAAAGAAAATCCTGTCTGCTCATCCGAAAGATCTGTTGCATCTTAGGAGGCAGCTTAGCCGTTTCTCTTTCGATAAAATCCCGAACTTGTTTTTCCTGAATAACATCCAGAACAGGATCATAAAAGGGATTGAGATAGGTTGCTAAATTTTCGATGTATTTGTCCCTGGTTTTTTGTTTCCGAAGGCTATATAGCATCTGCTTGCGCACAGACATATACAACCAGGCTAGAGGTGTATCCAGACGCAGTTCATGTCTGCGCATCCACAAGGAAGCAAATACTTCCTGTACAAAATCATTAGCCTCCTCTTCATCCGTATGAAGACGTCTGGCATACTGTATGAGTTCCTGAATATGCCGCAGGTACAAGGCTGTAAAACCGGCATAATCATCCTGACCAATTAAAATCATTAATTGTTGATCTGAAAGCAGGTTATAATCAGTTTCCTTTGGCATAACAATAAACACAATACAATTTGTGCATGAAATCCAAAGATATAAATATTTTATAATTTGAAAAAAGAAGCATGGGGAAGGAAAAAATCTTTTACCATTTAAATAAAGAAGGGAAAAGGAGGGGGACACCTCCTCTTCATTTACCTTCTCTATGTTCCGGTCCACCTGTTCACCTTTACATACGTGGTCAGAACACTCAACTATAAACCACCATAAAACTCGTTATAAAATAATAATGCCACCACAACCTGTGGTTATAATTTAAAAAAATTAATCAGTCAGGCTTTTTCCAGCTTTACCTTCCCGGCTACCAGAGGTTTACGGTTCACAAATTCCTGGTGAAACAAGATAATGCCTTTGAGATGATGGAAGAGTATCAGTGTTTTTTTATCCCGTGTAAAAAGCTTGATGTATCCCAATACTGGATTATAAGTTGCATCAATAATATCATCCCAATGTGCTATCTGCATCTTACCCAGATTACTGTAACACATAATATATACATGATTATACTGCACCTTATGGAAATAATACAGAGAAAGGCTATGAACACCACATACACCAAAGATCAAAAGCAGAATGACTGCAAAGGTCATCTCGGTCATATCCATACGGCCATAATCATATACTGCCCCTCCTACAATTCCGGCACACATCATCAGACAAAAATACCCCAGATATACATGTACAGGATGTACACGCATCACAAAACTACCATCTTCCATACTTTCCATTGCAGAAGATGACTTATTAATAAATCGATACAGGAAATAACAAATAATTCCTGTTATACTCATGGTAAGAATACTTTGCATATCGATTACATAATGGTCTCAGATAGTAGGAATTAATAATTGCTTACAGATTTAAAAAATAAAAATACCATATTTTCAATCTGTTGTTTAAAAAGAGGGGAAAAAGAGGAGGCTATTCTCCCCTTTCTTATCCCTCCATTTTTTAAAGTCCTGAATTGCGTATCCACCCAAAGAATGCACATGATTGAAATCAATATCATCAAAATGACTATTGACATACTATAACATATCAGAACATTTTATAAACACTACAAAATTCGACATTAATAATGATGTCCACCACAACCTCAGGTTATAATTTAAAAAAGATAAGTACGGAAAGCTGAAAAGAAAAGTCAGCCATAATGAAGCATTTTATAAGCAGAAGGAGGAGTTATCTCTACTCCTTCTGCTATTTCCTAAATCGATTCTGTGCGGTTTATGCACCGAGGAAGCACAGACGTAGGACAAAAACCAACGCACCGAGATTATGACTATTCTTAATGTGACGATGGTCAGAACATTTTATAAACATAGCAAACATCGCTATTAAAATTGACCTCCGCCACAACCACAGGTTGTATTTTCAAAAAGATGAATATAAATTTCATATCGAAAAATCCGATGCGATATAAGGAATAAAATTAAGGTTCTGAACAGGCCGTATTAAGAGGAATTAATACCTTATCACAGTGATATAGCCTTTATTGACATGTACTTTCCCGCTCGGCAATTCTACCTCCAGGATATAGAAATAGGTACCCTGATTGAGCCCTACAGCACTCCAGTCATTCTGATACTGATGAGAACGGTAAACTTCATTACCCATTCTGTTGAAAACAGTCAGTTTATTTCTTGCATTAGTATCCAATCCTTTGATAACAAAGAAATCATTCTTTCCATCACCATTAGGAGTAATAATATTAGGAATATTCAGGAATACAATATTAACCGTTGAGCTGGCCTGATTATCTTCAATCGCTGTATCCCTCTCGCGGGAGGTGACTTTACTCATAGTAATAGCATTTCCTTCAGAAATAGCTTCTACATTTATCCAGAGAGAAGCAGACCCTCCGGCTTCCATCTCACTTATTTTCCATATCAGCTGTCTGTTGTTTGCCTGATAAAACAATTCTCCCGGATAGGTACCGGTTGGACCTACATATTCAATTTCACGTGGTATATTAAATGTGATGGTCAATTCATGTGCAGCTTTATTTCCATTATTCAGCACCATAAGCTGATAATTATAATTACGTCCTACCATTACGGTATTTGCATCAGGAAGATTACGTATTTCGAGATTTACCTCCACATCTTCTCCAAACGGATCAACAATGATTTCAACCGGATCAGAAAGATCCGAATTACAGCCTTCACCCAGAGCAATAACCGTATAAATTCCCGCTTCTGTCACAATAATTCGCTGATCATGGAATCCATTAAGAGGTTCATTGTTCTTAAACCAGATATAAGAAAGCGCATGCTCGGCATCGGCCCGTAAAGTAACTTTTTTCCCTTTGACAATATGCAAAGTCTGTCCCTGTTGCGCCGTTGCTTCTGAAAAGAGAAGCAACAGGGCAACTAGAAAAGATAAAATATATCCGGACAGACGTAGCATCTTGTATTAATTTATATCGGTTAGTCTGTGACTGCCTCGATAGTAATATGTGGTTTACCTGGTGTAGGTGTTACTGTAATAATCAGATCGCTTGCTCCGTTTACCGCAAAATCCCTGTAGATTACATAAGGTCTGTTACGGTTAGCCGGATCATCAGCAGACAGCCCGTTACTTCTGTCTTTAATGGCATACTCCGCCTCTACGAGAATTTTGTACTTTCCGAAAGCTGATATCTGCGGGAAAATAGAATTAGCAGTGCCGGTCAATGCAGTTACCCCCGTTAAAGTACTTGGGTCGAATTTAGCATCATCAATACTTGCACCAGCCAAAGGAGCATTGGCAGCATCTACTTTAACTGCATACCAACGGTAGTTAATGGTAAAATCAGTTACAGCCGGAGTAAGTCCGCTGGTCACAAAAGAAGGTGTAGCCGTCACCTGCACTTTGGCTTGTGTATTAGAGCCAGAAGTTTCAGATTCACAAAAGGCAAAATCTGTAGCTCCGCCAGCTAATACCCCGGCAGAAGCAATATTCAATTGAGGCAATACATATACTACAAAGACCTCTTCCTGCGGTGTACAAAGCGCACCTACAGGAGCATTATCAGGGTTTACAACACCTTGCACTTTAAAGTAGTGATACCCCTCTGTCAAACCGGTCAACGGTAATTTGTTGTTATCCGTACTTCCGTCTTGTGCCACAGAATAACCTCCGGCAACTAAACTTGGATTAAATGCAGCACCTGAAGCTGCCGCTGTGCCTGAAGTACCCATATAATACCAGGTATAATTCGTAAATCTTAATGCTGTACGAGGTGTAGGCAATACACTCACATCTTCATTCAGCGCAGCTACCAGTGTCAGAGACGGACCATTGGTTGCCGGATTATAAAACAAAACAGAGTTGACAGTTTCGTAAGCCGAAGTACCATTGGTCAGTACCGGAGTAATAGCAGTAACACGACCTGCATCTGTAACAGAAGTGGAAGGTCCTACATTTAAAGGCGGGTTACTGATACTTTGCCCCCATACAGCTGTTCCTGAACATAAAAGCAAAGCGATCACGCCGGCTCTTATTTTTTGAATTTTTCTTTTCATATTGATTACTTAATTGATGTTAATATTTTGTTGATTTTCCATAGTTATTTAATTGACAATATTTTGAATAGTTAAATGCGGCTTACCCTGAGCGGGATATATATTGATACTAAAAGACTGTAATGATCCTTCGCAACCATTTACCGAATTGTAAATGGACACCTTACCTGTATAGACACCATATGAAGCATTTGCCGGAACATTGACCGTGATAGCACTTCCAGTAAGATTTGTCCAGCTGGTTACATTTTGGAAAGAAACAGGTGTACCCGGATCCCAGGTGATTTTATATTGATTACCGCCATTGGCGACCACATAAGGCAGGGATGCATGTATATCTCCTTCACAAATTCTCGGAGAAGGAGACAATGTTATAGATGGTAAAGGATTGATTGTCAAAGTCACAGCAGTACGGGAAGAACTCGCACAACCTGTTGTTTCATTAAAAGCTTCGACATAATAAGTAGTCGTAACAGTAGGATTAGAAATAATATAATTAGGTCCCGTATTCAACACCGTACCTCCGCCAGCTGAAGAATACCAGCGATAGGTAATTCCGGCCACCGGAGAACTTACAGACAGCAGCACTGACGTGCCTGAACAGGTCGCTGTATTCGGCACTGTTGGTGCTACAGGTAAAGGATTGACGGTCAGCGTAACAGCTGTACGTGAAGTACTCACACAGCTGGCATTTGATGCTTCTACATAATACGTCACCGTAACTGTAGGATTAGTAATAGTATAATCCGTCCCCGTAAAGAAAGAAGATCCACCTGTAGAAGTTGTATACCAGCGATAGGTCGCTCCTGCTATCGGAGACGAGACAGATAACGTCGCTGCAGTTCCGAGACAAGTAGCTTTTCCCGGCACTGTAGGAGCTGTTGGCAGCGGATTTACAGTCAAAGTCACCGCTGTGCGTGCACTCACACAACCGGTAGTCGAATTATATCCCTCTACATAATAAGTGGTTGTCGTTGTAGGATTTGCAACGGTATAGCTATTTGCGGTTGTCAACGCTGTTCCTCCGGAAGCAACCGTATACCAGCGATAATCAATGCCCGCAACAGGAGAACTGACTGTAAGTGTGGCTGAAGTACCGGCACAAGTCGTCACATTAGGAATAGTCGGAGCTGCAGGTAAAGGATTCACCGTCAAAGTCACTGCTGTACGTGCACTCACGCAGCCGGTAGTCGAATTATATCCCTCTACATAATAAGTGGTTGTCGTTGTTGGATTCGCAACGGTATAGTTATTTGCTGTTGTCAACGCTGTTCCTCCGGAAGCAACCGTATACCAGCGATAGCTAATTCCCGCCTCTGGCGAATTAACTGTAAGTGTGGCTGAAGTACCGGCACAGGTCGTCACATTAGGAATAGTCGGAGCTGCAGGTAATGCATTTACGGTCAAAGTCACCGCTGTGCGTGCACTCACGCAGCCGGTAGTCGAATTATATCCCTCTACATAATAAGTAGTTGTAGTTGTAGGATTTGCAACGGTATAGCTATTTGCGGTTGTCAAAGCCGTCCCTCCGGAAGCAACCGTATACCAACGATAACTCATACCCGCTTCTGGCGAACTAACTGTAAGTGTGGCTGAAGTACCGGCACAGGTGGTTGCATTGGCTATTGTCGGAGCTGCAGGTAAAGCATTTACGGTCAAAGTCACCGCTGTGCGTGCACTCACGCAGCCGGTAGTCGAATTATATCCCTCTACATAATAAGTGGTTGTAGCTGTTGGATTCGCAACGGTATAGCTATTTGCTGTTGTCAAAGCCGTCCCTCCGGAAGCAACCGTATACCAGCGATAGCCAATGCCCGCAACTGGAGAATTGACCGTAAGTGTGGCTGAAGTACCGGCACAGGTCGTCACATTGGGAATGGTAGGAGCTGCTGGCAACGGATTCACCGTCAAGGTCACTGCTGTGCGTGCACTCACACAGCCGGTAGTCGTATTATATCCCTCTACATAATAAGTGGTTGTCGTTGTAGGATTCGTAACGGTATAGCTATTTGCTGTTGTCAAAGCTGTCCCTCCGGAAGCAACCGTATACCAGCGATAGTCAATGCCCGCAACTGGAGAACTGACCGTAAGTGTGGCTGAAGTACCGGCACAGGTCGTCACATTGGGAATCGTAGGAGCTGCCGGTAGCGGATTCACCGTCAAAGTCACTGCCGTACGTGAACTCACACAGCCGGTAGTCGAATTATAGCCCTCTACATAATAAGTGGTTGTCGTTGTAGGATTCGCAACGGTATAGCTATTTGCTGTTGTCAAAGCCGTCCCTCCGGAAGCAACCGTATACCAGCGATAGCCAATGCCCGCAACTGGAGAACCAACTGTAAGTGTGGCTGAAGTACCGGCACAAGTCGTCACATTGGGAATCGTAGGAGCTGCCGGCAGTGGATTCACAGTCAAAGTCACTGCCGTACGTGCACTCACACAGCCTGTAGTCGAATTATATCCTTCTACATAATAAGTAGTCGTAGCCGCTGGATTAGCAACGGTATAGCTATTTGCTGTTGTCAATGCTGTTCCTCCGGAAGCAACCGTATACCAGCGATAGCCAATGCCCGCAACTGGAGAACTGACCGTAAGTGTGGCTGAAGTACCGGCACAGGTTATTACATTGGGAATGATAGGAACTGTAGGTTTAGGATGGACTAAGACCGCAATTTTTACTTCTTGAGATTGCGCATAACACCCTGTACTCCAGGAAGAAGTTACAAAATAAAATGTCGTATCAACTCCCGGAGTATAGGTAACCGTAGGCGAAAAAACATCTGAATTGGATGTACTTGTTCTTACTGGTGTACCTCCAATACTATCCTTGTACCACTTGAGGACTGCCCCCGAACTAGCCGAGCTGGCAGAAATGTTTACAGTTTCTCCATCACAAGCATTTATTACACTTGGATAAGCAACCGGTGTTGTAGGCTTTGCCGGGGTACGTGCAACTTCATGCAATTTAAAATTATTAAGCAATCCAACACCAGTTGCATATACGACCTCTACACGATCAAATGTAGAAGTAGGTTTAAAAGATACTGTCTGTCGTTTGCCATTTCGGAGCAAGGATAATAAATCAAGGCTAAGGAGACTTCCTACATTTCCTGTGGAAACTAAAGTAGTCCCATTATACACATTTAAAGTAACATTATTAAATAATCCAAGTGCCAGCAGAGGTGCAGGTGGAACAGAAAAGGTAATACTTACTTCATCATTGACATTTGATTTATTGGTAAAATAAACCATCTGTATAAGTTCACTTCCAACTCCCAATAAGCCTCCAGCGAAATTAGAGGCAGTTGTTAATGATTCGTCTATAGCATATTCAGGATTTGAAATACTTCCTAACAATGCTACTCCTGTAACGCGGGTAGATGTTCCGGCAATAGTGCTGCAATTTGTATTCGGAGGTTCATAGAAGGCATAAAATATATTGGCACTTGTAGTCGCTAACAGACCTCCGCTAATTGTTATGCGCACCGCATTAAAAGCTTCGGAAGAAGTTACTGCAATAAAACTATTTCCATTCTTATCTGTGAAATTTGCTGTTGTAGTAACAGCAGTTGTTCCTGCTACTGATGTAGTAGCATTTTTATACGCTTGATAGGATATATTTCCTCCAAGAAGTCCCGTTCCGGAAGACAAACGAATGAAGACAGTTGATCCGGCAGGAACTGTAGTGGAAGGAAAAATCAGTTGTTGCCAACTTGCTCCACCAATCAAGCCTGGAACAGTGATAAGTGTCGAATTTGTATAGTCAGTATCTATAGAGTTTGTTGCTGCAGAAATTGAACTATTTGATCCTGCCGAATTCAATTGAGCAGTGGCATATACCCGTTGTGCATACGCTGTCCCCGCCATTCCATAGAATAGCAATGCAAGGATACAGATCAGATAACACCATTTCAACTTCATAGGTAATGACGATGTGTTTTACTAAAGCGTAAACGTATTTAGGTTAGGATGTATAATGTTTTTCATAGAAGTAGGCCGGAATACAAGAAAAAGACACCTAACCCTAAAGCCTTATACTTACATTCCACTACAAATGTAAAATATAAACTTTGATTTAAATAAACAAAGAATATATATTTTAACAACTAATTAAGCAATTGGATTTTAATTATGTTAAAAATATTATAATATCCAATTAGGTTATTAAATAGTGTATTTTTAACACGATAAGATTAAGAACATGAAATTTAAAGATGAAACTTCATTTCCTAATCGGATAATAACAATAATTTAATATGTAACAAAGCAGCCCAAGGAAATAGACCCACAGAATGAAAACTAAAAAATAAGCGTAAAATTTGACCGTGATTTACACTTACATTATAACAACCGAAAAGAGTATCGAAAAGCAAATGGTAAAATCAGCCTTTATCTGAAGAGGAAAATTTTGAAATGCAGCTTTAGTCAGCATTCCCGGAAAAGATTAAAACGGCAATAGAGCAGCTCCGGCTAAAGGTTGGAGGTTGGAAGACAAGTAAATTATCAACTTGCTCTGACGACTTCTTTAATCATCAAAAGCAATAAATAGGTAAGGATACTGAACTAAATCCAGCATGATATTTTATGAATAATCTGTTCTGCCTAGCTTAAAGGCTTCGCATTAGTATTTCGATAATAGGTGATTTTAGAAAGAAACATTGTTGCCATTTTCTCTCCTCGCAGAACAGCTTCTTCCGCTTTCTCTCCTTCAAAAAACTCCCGGACAGTATGACTCCAGAGATTAAGCCAGGCATCAAAATGAGCCGCATCAACAGGCAATGTCGCATGCGGAGGAAACGGGCTTCCGAAATAGGTGTGCTCATCCAGTAAAAGCGTCTGCCAGAAACCATACATTTTTTCCAGATGCGCCTCCCAGCGAC
The Sphingobacterium spiritivorum genome window above contains:
- a CDS encoding RNA polymerase sigma factor; translation: MPKETDYNLLSDQQLMILIGQDDYAGFTALYLRHIQELIQYARRLHTDEEEANDFVQEVFASLWMRRHELRLDTPLAWLYMSVRKQMLYSLRKQKTRDKYIENLATYLNPFYDPVLDVIQEKQVRDFIERETAKLPPKMQQIFRMSRQDFLSHKEIAEELQLSEKTVKKQINNVLKIFRSKISPRQAEVIVIISYLLSEK
- a CDS encoding FecR family protein, with amino-acid sequence MNDNTIDILIEKYANNTCSEQERMLLELWIETLPETDKVVLSAEQKQFLWEQLDAKISSSTGNKSIYRSLKRYLPYAAAVLIMSMATLFVWQTRTGQQETPVKIADKVVPGSDQATLTLADGRKIELTTEHSTLASGITIQKTADGQLKYVVQRGVTGGEYNVIETPRGGQFLIELSDGSEVTLNAASSLRFPTDMSDGDLRKVELKGEGYFAVAKDKKRPFIVQSNGQEIKVLGTVFNVNTYDLSNNITTLLEGRIQINNQKILTPGQQAHVKGKDIFISQVDVEDFVDWKNNEFVFQDESLQSILNRVSRWYNVDVQYAKEGSRYITFSGKISRYAEVEKVLELLQSTSTLKFKIINRTIIVNQN
- a CDS encoding gliding motility-associated C-terminal domain-containing protein, encoding MLRLSGYILSFLVALLLLFSEATAQQGQTLHIVKGKKVTLRADAEHALSYIWFKNNEPLNGFHDQRIIVTEAGIYTVIALGEGCNSDLSDPVEIIVDPFGEDVEVNLEIRNLPDANTVMVGRNYNYQLMVLNNGNKAAHELTITFNIPREIEYVGPTGTYPGELFYQANNRQLIWKISEMEAGGSASLWINVEAISEGNAITMSKVTSRERDTAIEDNQASSTVNIVFLNIPNIITPNGDGKNDFFVIKGLDTNARNKLTVFNRMGNEVYRSHQYQNDWSAVGLNQGTYFYILEVELPSGKVHVNKGYITVIRY
- a CDS encoding group III truncated hemoglobin — encoded protein: MAKQDITTMEDIKLLVNTFYSRVQEDMLIGPVFNKILDGRWEAHLEKMYGFWQTLLLDEHTYFGSPFPPHATLPVDAAHFDAWLNLWSHTVREFFEGEKAEEAVLRGEKMATMFLSKITYYRNTNAKPLS